In the Mycoplasmoides gallisepticum genome, one interval contains:
- a CDS encoding MSC_0618 family F1-like ATPase beta subunit encodes MIGHITKIWNNVVEATFKKEELPKVDFILTLHNNTCVLLVKRIIDDTSVRAIVIYQKQSIKIGDQVVNTNDTLKVPVGQAAKNNIYDISGVPMLQQRAKGIKYIEMNSTIRKEKKIYSKHEILETGIKAIDFFMPILKGHNLGILGGAGVGKTVLMKEIIFNSSRSNSAKKNSSIFIGSGERSREGVELYQELEQSDLMKDSMMFISKMDEPPGARMSIVPYGITAAEYLRDVEKEDVLLFIDNIFRFIQAGNEVAPGLNKKPITGGYQATLDTEVSNVEDRLYATEDGSITSFQTLFLPMDDLADPSAVSIFSNLDGSLVLSREQTSKNIFPAFDPLASSSSSVSPDIIGQRHYNAIIEVKSILQKYRDLEDVILILGIDELDKDNKIIVKKALQLQNFFTQNFFVAEAYTKAKGVYVPLEETLESVIRIVEGKYINQSPEIFSFIGSNLNLPTDEELNLNKVDL; translated from the coding sequence ATGATCGGACACATTACTAAGATCTGAAATAATGTTGTGGAAGCAACATTTAAAAAAGAAGAACTACCAAAAGTAGATTTCATCTTAACTTTACACAATAACACCTGTGTGTTGTTGGTAAAAAGAATTATTGATGATACCAGTGTTAGAGCGATCGTTATTTACCAAAAGCAAAGCATTAAGATTGGTGATCAAGTTGTTAATACTAATGACACCCTAAAAGTACCAGTTGGTCAAGCAGCTAAAAATAATATCTATGATATCTCTGGAGTACCGATGTTACAACAACGTGCTAAAGGGATTAAGTACATTGAGATGAACTCAACGATTAGAAAAGAAAAGAAGATCTATTCTAAACATGAGATTCTAGAAACTGGGATTAAAGCAATCGATTTCTTTATGCCAATCCTTAAAGGTCATAACCTTGGAATCCTAGGTGGTGCTGGGGTTGGTAAAACCGTTTTAATGAAAGAGATTATCTTTAACTCTTCAAGATCAAATAGTGCTAAGAAAAACTCATCAATCTTCATTGGTTCAGGTGAACGTAGTCGTGAAGGGGTTGAACTGTACCAAGAGTTAGAACAATCTGACTTGATGAAAGACTCAATGATGTTCATCTCAAAGATGGACGAACCACCAGGAGCAAGAATGTCGATCGTTCCTTATGGGATTACTGCAGCTGAATATCTAAGAGATGTTGAAAAAGAAGATGTTCTATTATTCATCGATAATATCTTCAGATTTATCCAAGCTGGTAATGAAGTAGCTCCCGGGTTAAATAAAAAACCGATCACTGGAGGTTACCAAGCAACTCTTGATACTGAAGTATCAAACGTTGAAGACCGCTTGTATGCTACAGAAGATGGTTCAATCACCTCGTTCCAAACATTGTTCTTACCAATGGACGATTTAGCTGACCCTTCAGCAGTATCGATCTTTAGTAACCTTGATGGTTCATTAGTATTATCACGTGAACAAACTTCTAAAAATATCTTCCCCGCTTTTGACCCACTAGCTTCTTCATCTTCATCAGTGTCGCCTGATATTATCGGTCAAAGACACTATAATGCGATCATTGAAGTTAAAAGTATCTTACAAAAATACCGTGATCTAGAAGATGTAATCTTAATCCTGGGGATCGATGAACTTGATAAGGATAATAAGATCATCGTTAAGAAAGCATTACAGTTGCAAAACTTCTTTACCCAAAACTTCTTTGTGGCTGAAGCTTATACCAAAGCTAAGGGAGTATATGTTCCACTTGAAGAAACTCTTGAATCAGTAATTCGGATCGTTGAAGGTAAATATATCAACCAATCACCTGAGATCTTCTCATTTATTGGTTCTAACTTAAATTTACCAACAGACGAAGAGTTAAATTTAAACAAAGTTGATCTTTAA
- the mip gene encoding Ig-specific serine endopeptidase MIP → MTKRWTKYLAVSLSSALIFSSCTNAKNEPDPNTMSGSSTTPGNNNGNQLYSFNPDIDNINQPIPAKNQWRNQVVDNQRVVADQYPNFAATTNFVNYYLYNNKNTQKPSFWLKDRADKSHVSPFILTNAQLKAINDKAKTIDQPNYQDAYAYGFGLPGIDKDKKTLNDTIDVINDTNSTVSIPYYNVRGNNLASIDPGRSWMIANKKYQQLSKITYSIRITNELSDSPIKQDNSNHVSENAGDNVGNWSGTAWLLDYDLTSDNSYPTTWYFASNFHVLQHLQLAGDSQALIRNNNAHTTKIELFQLDQSKVKLGERISPQQAQGVNFQDPYLKVNSINPSSVKTVFLGNDALKQTTSSFTQDAKYQAAQTLLDFGVIRVTFDSAETAKSVTNDYAEWKEEDKFKPAKYSYLDDAKYESLPANSLYALGFPTSRGDGILDTRIYGNIDNLRTPWINKPQNTNGVSEGGGDFSWNVTSRSFVNKPGITDIFLTNPRIGREANSFYNANKTDFAHTGLGYLIDHYDITPGGSGSPIVNSNNEIVGLVFASDNDVNTGISLALHSEGFNYQNYYGNYNLPKYDLIYGTNDENQTKSYHQGLRLINPGKNINTWLFH, encoded by the coding sequence ATGACTAAACGATGAACCAAATATTTGGCAGTATCATTAAGTAGCGCTCTGATTTTTAGCTCTTGTACTAATGCTAAAAATGAACCTGACCCAAATACAATGAGTGGCAGTTCAACCACTCCTGGGAACAATAATGGTAATCAACTTTATTCATTTAACCCTGATATTGATAATATTAATCAACCGATTCCAGCAAAAAATCAGTGAAGAAACCAGGTTGTCGATAATCAACGTGTGGTGGCTGATCAGTACCCTAATTTTGCTGCAACTACCAACTTTGTAAACTACTATCTTTACAACAACAAAAATACTCAAAAGCCATCATTCTGATTAAAAGATCGCGCAGATAAATCTCATGTTAGTCCATTCATCTTAACTAATGCTCAATTAAAAGCAATTAATGATAAAGCTAAAACAATTGATCAACCTAACTATCAAGATGCTTATGCTTATGGATTTGGTTTACCTGGTATTGATAAAGATAAGAAAACCTTAAATGATACCATTGATGTAATCAATGATACGAATTCAACTGTAAGTATTCCTTATTACAATGTTAGAGGTAATAATTTAGCATCTATTGATCCAGGTAGGTCTTGGATGATTGCTAATAAAAAATATCAGCAATTGTCTAAAATTACTTATTCAATTCGAATAACTAATGAATTAAGTGATTCACCAATTAAACAAGATAATTCTAATCATGTTTCAGAGAATGCTGGAGATAATGTTGGTAATTGAAGCGGAACAGCTTGGTTGTTAGATTATGATTTAACTAGTGATAATTCATATCCAACAACTTGATATTTTGCTAGTAATTTTCACGTGTTGCAACACTTACAGTTAGCTGGAGATAGTCAAGCATTAATCCGTAATAATAATGCTCACACAACTAAGATCGAATTGTTCCAATTAGATCAATCAAAAGTTAAACTGGGTGAAAGAATTAGCCCACAACAAGCTCAAGGAGTTAATTTTCAAGATCCTTATTTAAAAGTTAATTCAATTAACCCTAGTAGTGTTAAAACTGTTTTTCTAGGGAATGATGCGCTCAAACAAACTACTAGTTCATTTACTCAAGATGCTAAATACCAAGCAGCTCAAACATTATTAGATTTTGGTGTGATTAGAGTTACTTTTGATAGTGCAGAAACCGCTAAAAGCGTAACCAACGATTACGCGGAATGAAAAGAAGAAGATAAATTTAAACCTGCTAAATATTCATATTTAGATGATGCTAAATATGAATCATTACCTGCTAACAGTTTATATGCTCTAGGTTTTCCTACTTCTAGAGGTGATGGCATCCTTGATACAAGAATTTATGGTAATATTGATAATTTAAGAACACCATGAATTAACAAACCACAAAACACTAACGGTGTTAGCGAAGGTGGTGGAGATTTCTCTTGAAATGTTACTTCTAGGTCATTTGTTAATAAACCAGGAATTACTGATATTTTCTTAACCAATCCAAGAATAGGTCGAGAAGCTAATAGTTTCTATAACGCTAACAAAACCGATTTTGCACATACTGGATTAGGTTATCTAATTGATCATTATGATATAACACCAGGTGGTAGTGGTTCACCAATCGTTAACTCTAATAACGAAATAGTTGGTTTAGTCTTTGCTTCAGATAATGATGTTAACACCGGTATCTCATTAGCTCTTCACTCAGAAGGTTTTAATTATCAGAACTATTATGGTAATTACAACTTACCTAAATATGATCTAATTTATGGGACTAATGATGAGAATCAAACTAAGTCTTACCACCAAGGGTTAAGACTAATTAATCCAGGTAAAAATATTAATACTTGGTTATTTCATTAA
- the mip gene encoding Ig-specific serine endopeptidase MIP, producing the protein MIKAKFRTFKYLFTLLSVSSIIVASCNSGKNSPEDPPKEEGKPNPSDPSNPNNGGNPFGPGGGSSAANSISLPDPQVNNAIINGKRVVANQYPNYDAYINLNNVSKARGEGPVSETSTPNAGVTNPNDIPPEKLKEYDDKAKKLGLPTYRDAFGYGFLLPNIGEDGTIGSGLVQRKDLKGPNLIPAYQPGVLGTGLNFINLADSTGFLGLPRTILNDHYRDFSKTVYSLYYSNILSDPVKSRESEKLTDEQKIDQKLQSYLGTTWILDYKLAENGKYPTTWYFASNMHVLENLLLPDIAGTSNDFRDFENRKYETRTNFASLTFANYWNKDVTPTGSRFATTQPNAVTTLNYIKEQNVDEITITTQEQFDKISTPYVRVNIHPKNIKPIFLGADFLKDSSVPSERGRYSDAKTMIDFGVIEITFNNEQIAKWLTSDYANWPADKKYKFASSSLLDDKTYTDLKQNDLYAIGFPNSYDDYKIRYLGSDGENIIADRNYVSFWSNKSGNYYANSNPTKFLRDHKEQGGDLSWSNTRTFVNKPGVTDLFLSYPSFDGSPKIYSRMKYVNTGLGYLINNYVPSGGASGTRIIDSNGQIWGILYGVAKTGTSGYVTALRSEGMNYDGLYGSYNLPQYDLVYGGGKDQKDSYLDQMIKRRANEKTWLFPNGVNRNNVPDQFKFKN; encoded by the coding sequence ATGATTAAAGCTAAGTTTAGAACATTCAAATACTTATTCACTTTATTATCAGTTAGCTCGATAATCGTAGCAAGCTGTAATAGTGGTAAGAATTCACCTGAGGATCCACCAAAGGAAGAAGGAAAACCCAATCCAAGCGATCCCTCTAATCCTAATAATGGTGGAAACCCTTTTGGTCCTGGTGGTGGGAGTAGCGCAGCAAACTCAATTTCGTTACCAGACCCTCAAGTAAATAACGCAATCATTAATGGTAAAAGAGTAGTTGCAAATCAATACCCTAATTATGATGCTTACATCAACCTTAATAATGTAAGCAAGGCTAGAGGTGAAGGACCTGTTAGTGAGACTTCAACACCAAATGCAGGGGTAACTAACCCTAATGATATTCCTCCAGAAAAATTAAAAGAATATGATGATAAAGCTAAGAAATTAGGTTTACCAACCTATCGTGATGCTTTTGGTTATGGTTTTTTATTACCTAATATCGGTGAAGATGGAACTATTGGAAGTGGTCTTGTTCAAAGAAAGGACTTAAAAGGTCCTAATTTAATTCCAGCTTATCAACCTGGAGTTTTAGGTACTGGATTAAATTTTATTAACTTAGCTGACTCTACTGGATTTTTAGGTCTACCTAGAACGATCCTTAATGATCACTATCGTGATTTTTCTAAAACAGTTTATTCATTATATTACTCTAACATTTTATCAGATCCAGTGAAGAGTCGAGAATCTGAAAAGCTTACTGATGAGCAAAAGATTGATCAAAAATTACAATCTTACTTAGGTACAACTTGAATTTTAGATTATAAGTTGGCAGAAAATGGTAAATATCCAACAACTTGGTATTTTGCTAGCAACATGCACGTGTTAGAAAATCTATTGTTGCCAGATATCGCTGGAACCAGCAATGATTTTAGAGATTTTGAGAACAGAAAATACGAAACTAGAACAAATTTTGCTAGCTTAACTTTTGCCAACTATTGAAATAAGGATGTTACACCAACTGGTTCAAGATTTGCTACAACTCAGCCTAATGCTGTAACTACATTAAACTATATAAAAGAGCAAAATGTTGATGAAATTACAATAACTACACAAGAACAGTTCGATAAAATATCTACACCTTATGTTAGGGTAAATATTCATCCTAAAAATATTAAACCAATCTTTTTAGGAGCTGATTTCTTAAAAGATAGCTCTGTTCCAAGCGAAAGAGGTCGATATAGTGATGCTAAAACGATGATTGACTTTGGTGTGATTGAAATCACATTTAACAATGAACAGATTGCGAAGTGATTAACTTCAGATTACGCTAATTGACCTGCTGATAAAAAATATAAATTCGCTAGCTCTTCATTGCTAGATGACAAAACATATACAGATTTAAAACAAAACGACTTATACGCAATCGGATTCCCCAATTCTTATGATGACTATAAGATTAGATACCTCGGATCAGATGGGGAAAACATCATAGCGGATAGAAACTACGTTTCATTCTGATCAAACAAATCAGGTAACTATTACGCTAACTCTAATCCAACTAAATTCTTAAGAGATCACAAAGAACAAGGTGGTGATCTAAGTTGGTCTAATACAAGAACGTTTGTTAATAAACCGGGTGTAACTGATTTATTCTTATCTTATCCATCATTTGATGGTTCACCTAAGATTTATTCAAGAATGAAATATGTTAACACTGGTTTAGGTTACTTAATTAATAATTACGTACCTTCAGGTGGTGCTTCAGGTACAAGAATTATTGATAGTAACGGTCAAATTTGAGGAATCTTATATGGGGTTGCAAAAACTGGAACTTCAGGTTATGTAACTGCACTTAGAAGTGAAGGTATGAACTATGATGGTTTATATGGATCATACAACTTACCTCAATATGATTTAGTTTATGGTGGTGGTAAAGACCAAAAAGATTCTTACCTTGATCAAATGATCAAAAGAAGAGCTAATGAAAAAACTTGATTGTTCCCTAATGGGGTCAACAGAAATAATGTCCCTGATCAATTTAAATTTAAAAATTAA
- the rpoE gene encoding DNA-directed RNA polymerase subunit delta, translating to MTSLIDKAYEVAQKNFVKKEFTFNDLWKLVVKDENFNKKDAQELIGAFYTDLIQDTRFVYVGDQKWLIKSMMLHDEWAKLSETLHNQQEYLEEGYEHVKVQVEVDESSPEISNEGEESSLIDDNIIVDSTEEEN from the coding sequence ATGACTTCATTAATTGATAAGGCTTACGAAGTTGCCCAAAAAAACTTTGTCAAGAAGGAATTTACTTTTAACGACTTATGAAAACTAGTTGTTAAAGACGAAAACTTCAATAAAAAAGATGCTCAAGAACTAATTGGAGCATTCTATACTGATTTAATTCAAGACACTAGATTTGTTTATGTTGGTGACCAAAAATGGTTAATTAAATCAATGATGCTTCATGATGAATGAGCAAAATTATCTGAAACATTACATAACCAACAAGAATACCTTGAAGAAGGTTATGAACACGTGAAGGTTCAAGTTGAAGTTGATGAATCTTCTCCTGAAATTAGCAATGAAGGTGAAGAATCTTCATTAATCGACGACAATATTATTGTTGATTCAACAGAGGAGGAAAATTAA
- the fba gene encoding class II fructose-1,6-bisphosphate aldolase produces MSKLVNAKAMIQKATKEGYAIAHINTNNLEWTRAILLAAQETNAPVIVAASEGAVKYMGGYQVVYHIVNDAINNLNITVPVALHLDHGTYEGVFKALEAGFSSVMFDGSHLPFAENYEKSIKVIEAAKKYNASVELEVGTIGGEEDGVVGNGELANPQECKKMKDLGCDMLAAGIGNIHGIYPPTWKSLNFEVLSELKKASDASLVLHGGSGIPNEQVKKAISLGVTKVNVNTECQLAFASATRKYILEEKDLDQHKKGYDPRKLLKPGFEAIKATCIEKIKLFGSENKA; encoded by the coding sequence ATGTCTAAACTAGTTAATGCTAAAGCAATGATTCAAAAAGCCACTAAAGAAGGTTATGCCATTGCTCATATTAATACGAACAACTTAGAATGAACTAGAGCAATCTTATTAGCAGCTCAAGAAACTAATGCCCCTGTGATCGTGGCTGCTAGTGAAGGTGCTGTTAAATATATGGGCGGATATCAAGTCGTTTATCATATCGTAAATGATGCAATCAACAATTTAAATATTACCGTACCAGTAGCTTTACACCTTGACCATGGTACTTATGAAGGTGTTTTTAAGGCATTAGAAGCTGGTTTTAGTTCGGTAATGTTTGATGGTTCTCACTTACCTTTTGCTGAAAACTATGAGAAATCAATTAAAGTAATCGAAGCAGCAAAAAAATACAACGCTTCAGTAGAACTTGAAGTTGGTACGATCGGTGGTGAAGAAGACGGTGTTGTTGGTAATGGTGAGTTAGCAAACCCGCAAGAATGCAAGAAGATGAAAGACTTAGGCTGTGACATGTTAGCAGCTGGTATTGGCAATATCCACGGAATTTATCCCCCTACTTGAAAGTCTTTAAACTTTGAAGTTTTAAGTGAACTTAAAAAAGCTAGTGATGCTTCTTTAGTACTACACGGTGGTAGTGGTATTCCTAATGAACAAGTGAAAAAAGCAATTAGTTTAGGTGTAACTAAAGTTAATGTTAATACCGAATGTCAATTAGCTTTTGCTAGCGCAACAAGAAAATACATCTTAGAAGAAAAAGATCTTGATCAACACAAAAAAGGTTATGACCCTAGAAAACTATTAAAACCAGGGTTTGAAGCGATCAAAGCTACTTGTATTGAAAAGATCAAGTTATTCGGTTCAGAGAACAAAGCTTAG
- the ychF gene encoding redox-regulated ATPase YchF, with protein MLKAGIIGLPNVGKSTLFNAITNANSLVANYPFATIEPSFGIVELLDDRLNQLAKQIKPDKVVYATIMFVDIAGLVKNASKGEGLGNKFLNNIREVDCLIHVVRCFDNKNITHVHNHVDPINDIETINLELIISDLEIVDNRINKIKRKYESGDRTVVVEYELLNKIKKTLELNQMLDLSEYTQEELTIIKNFNLLTAKPRIYVGNINDKYLTDPLKSPHVQALADFCQKHSEQYLTISAEIEQEISNFFGQGKELEEITELFGIKETGLNKIAFKAYEMLGLCTFFTCGKKEVRAWTFKKNSLAPTCAGIIHSDLERGFIKAEVIYWSDLIQYGSELKAKEAGKLRLEGKQYVVRDGDVITFKFNV; from the coding sequence ATGTTAAAAGCAGGTATTATTGGATTGCCCAATGTTGGTAAATCCACATTATTTAACGCGATTACAAACGCTAATAGCTTGGTTGCTAACTATCCTTTTGCCACAATCGAACCTAGCTTTGGGATCGTTGAATTACTTGATGATCGCTTAAACCAATTGGCTAAGCAAATCAAACCAGATAAGGTTGTTTATGCAACAATCATGTTTGTTGATATAGCTGGTCTAGTTAAAAACGCTTCTAAAGGTGAAGGTTTAGGGAATAAATTCTTAAACAATATCCGTGAAGTGGATTGTTTAATTCACGTGGTCAGATGTTTTGATAATAAAAACATCACCCACGTGCACAACCATGTTGATCCAATTAATGATATCGAAACGATCAATCTAGAGTTGATTATCTCTGATCTAGAGATCGTTGATAATCGAATTAATAAAATTAAAAGAAAATACGAATCAGGTGATCGAACAGTAGTAGTTGAATACGAACTACTGAATAAGATTAAAAAAACTCTTGAGCTTAATCAGATGTTAGATCTATCTGAATATACTCAAGAAGAATTAACGATCATTAAGAACTTTAATTTATTAACAGCTAAACCTAGAATCTACGTAGGTAATATTAATGACAAATACCTAACAGATCCACTAAAAAGCCCGCACGTTCAAGCGTTAGCTGATTTTTGTCAAAAACACTCAGAACAATACTTAACGATCAGTGCTGAGATCGAACAAGAGATCTCTAATTTTTTTGGTCAAGGAAAAGAATTAGAAGAGATAACTGAACTATTTGGGATTAAAGAAACTGGTTTAAACAAGATTGCTTTTAAAGCTTATGAGATGCTTGGATTATGTACTTTCTTTACTTGTGGTAAAAAAGAAGTTAGAGCTTGAACGTTTAAAAAGAACTCTTTAGCACCAACTTGTGCTGGAATTATCCACTCTGATCTTGAACGAGGTTTTATTAAAGCCGAAGTAATCTATTGATCTGATCTAATCCAATATGGTTCTGAATTAAAAGCTAAAGAAGCAGGTAAACTCCGTCTTGAAGGTAAGCAATATGTTGTTCGAGACGGTGATGTCATTACTTTCAAATTTAATGTTTAA
- a CDS encoding thymidine kinase yields the protein MAKKNAMTTTNGWIEAICGPMFAGKTDELIRKIKRYEYADVKSLVFSPATDTRSAQEIINSRDGRRIGSIKIKKAFEIYDYVLLHKPQLVGIDEVQFFDDSIVEVIQTLADNQINVIVAGLDRDFRGEPFGPIPKILGIAESVIRLTAICSECGAEASRSQRLIDNQPADYNCETILIGDTESYAPRCRHHHKVPNRPINDQTKNFKRALKNNFDKIVEQSSKD from the coding sequence ATGGCTAAGAAGAACGCAATGACCACCACTAATGGTTGAATCGAAGCAATTTGTGGTCCGATGTTTGCTGGTAAAACAGATGAACTAATTCGCAAGATTAAACGTTATGAGTATGCTGATGTAAAGTCGTTGGTCTTTTCACCAGCAACTGATACTCGTTCAGCTCAAGAGATTATCAACTCTCGAGATGGGCGTAGAATTGGTTCAATAAAGATCAAAAAAGCATTTGAAATCTATGATTATGTTTTATTACATAAACCACAATTAGTTGGAATTGACGAAGTGCAATTCTTTGATGATTCAATTGTTGAAGTCATCCAAACATTAGCTGATAACCAAATTAACGTAATTGTGGCTGGTTTAGACCGTGATTTTAGAGGTGAACCTTTTGGTCCAATTCCTAAGATTTTAGGAATTGCAGAATCAGTAATCCGCTTAACCGCAATCTGTTCTGAGTGTGGTGCTGAAGCTAGTCGAAGTCAACGTTTAATTGATAACCAACCAGCTGACTACAATTGCGAAACGATTCTTATTGGTGACACTGAATCATACGCGCCAAGATGTCGTCATCACCATAAAGTGCCTAACCGGCCAATTAACGATCAAACCAAGAATTTCAAACGTGCACTAAAAAATAATTTTGATAAAATAGTAGAGCAATCTTCAAAAGATTAA
- the rplK gene encoding 50S ribosomal protein L11, protein MAKKEITRIAKLELIGGQAKPGPALASVGINMGEFTKQFNEKTKDRMGDVVPVIITAFNDKSFLFELKTTPVTVLLKKAAKIESGAKNPKTEKVGKISKAEALKIAEYKMADLNAYDTEAALRMIAGTAKQMGLEIEGVDPVTKSKKGS, encoded by the coding sequence GTGGCTAAAAAAGAAATCACAAGAATTGCCAAACTAGAACTAATCGGTGGTCAGGCTAAGCCTGGACCAGCTTTAGCTTCAGTTGGGATTAATATGGGTGAATTCACCAAACAATTTAACGAAAAAACTAAAGACCGAATGGGAGACGTAGTTCCTGTTATTATTACTGCATTTAATGACAAGAGCTTCTTATTCGAATTAAAAACAACTCCAGTAACGGTTCTTTTAAAAAAAGCTGCTAAGATCGAAAGTGGTGCTAAAAACCCTAAGACTGAAAAAGTTGGAAAGATCTCTAAAGCAGAAGCTTTAAAGATTGCTGAATATAAGATGGCTGATCTTAATGCTTATGATACTGAAGCTGCTTTAAGAATGATCGCTGGTACAGCTAAACAAATGGGATTAGAGATCGAAGGTGTTGATCCTGTTACTAAGAGCAAGAAAGGATCTTAA
- the rplA gene encoding 50S ribosomal protein L1, with protein sequence MAKKLTKKTKAALGSFDPKQIYDLDKAIEIAKKTATTKFESSIDIAIKLNLDTTKADQQLRGAISLPHNVSKPIRILAITDQQTEAKQAGADFVGEIDKINEIKAGWMDFDVIITNPKFMIELGKLGKILGPKGLMPNPKTGTVTQDIATAITEYRKGKKEYRTDTFGNIHMTVGKQSTDTNKIVENANALIDLIKSRRPSAVKGVYIQNISVSSTMGPGVKVKIN encoded by the coding sequence ATGGCGAAGAAATTAACTAAGAAAACTAAAGCTGCGCTAGGTAGTTTTGATCCTAAACAGATCTATGATCTAGATAAAGCAATTGAAATCGCTAAAAAAACAGCAACAACTAAATTTGAAAGTTCAATTGATATTGCTATCAAATTGAACTTAGATACAACTAAAGCTGATCAACAACTAAGAGGGGCAATCTCATTACCTCACAACGTTTCAAAACCAATCAGAATCTTAGCTATTACCGACCAACAAACTGAAGCTAAACAAGCTGGTGCTGACTTTGTTGGTGAGATCGATAAGATTAATGAGATTAAAGCTGGTTGAATGGACTTTGATGTGATCATTACCAACCCTAAATTCATGATCGAACTAGGTAAACTAGGTAAGATCTTGGGTCCTAAGGGATTAATGCCTAACCCTAAAACAGGTACTGTTACTCAAGATATTGCTACAGCAATTACTGAGTACAGAAAAGGTAAGAAAGAATACCGTACTGACACATTTGGTAATATCCACATGACTGTTGGTAAACAATCAACTGATACTAATAAGATCGTTGAAAACGCTAACGCATTAATCGACTTAATCAAGTCAAGAAGACCAAGTGCTGTTAAAGGTGTTTATATCCAAAACATCTCGGTATCATCAACAATGGGTCCAGGAGTTAAGGTTAAAATTAATTAG
- the pth gene encoding aminoacyl-tRNA hydrolase, giving the protein MKLIVGLGNPGFEYEHTRHNIGFKIIDKLLDVLNLELNKSQFNGLYVKHDDFIIAKPLTYMNLSGNFIRQLVNFYKIQIDDILVIHDELAFNLGVVRLKQNGSANGQKGVANIISQLGTQNFKRLRVGIKNEDLKNIASFVLSKFAPNELILLESAIASASVIAYDFLKSNKSFSKLMNEYNQ; this is encoded by the coding sequence ATGAAACTTATTGTCGGTTTAGGCAATCCTGGGTTTGAATACGAACACACTCGTCATAATATCGGATTTAAGATTATTGACAAGTTATTAGATGTTTTAAATTTGGAATTAAATAAATCCCAATTTAATGGCCTTTATGTCAAGCATGATGATTTTATTATTGCCAAACCCTTAACTTATATGAACTTGTCGGGTAATTTTATCCGTCAACTAGTTAACTTTTATAAGATTCAGATCGATGATATCTTAGTAATCCATGATGAGTTAGCTTTTAATCTAGGAGTGGTGAGATTAAAGCAAAACGGTTCAGCTAACGGTCAGAAGGGTGTGGCTAATATTATTAGCCAGCTAGGCACACAAAATTTCAAGCGCCTAAGGGTTGGAATTAAAAACGAAGATCTAAAAAATATTGCCTCATTTGTTTTAAGTAAGTTTGCTCCTAACGAATTAATCTTATTAGAAAGCGCAATCGCTTCAGCTAGTGTGATTGCTTATGATTTTCTTAAATCAAATAAGAGCTTTAGCAAATTAATGAATGAGTACAACCAATAA